The Hippoglossus hippoglossus isolate fHipHip1 chromosome 24, fHipHip1.pri, whole genome shotgun sequence genomic interval ACTACCGTGCCAGTACAGGAGGCGTTTCTGCTGCCAACAGCCATGCCCGGGACAACAGTGACTCAGATGAACAGCTCGGCCCCAAACGGCGCACCCCCCTCACTGCTGACACGGGGCGAAGCAAGCGGCCGCTTTGGCCGGATGACCTGGGCGTCCTGGGGTCTGCAGAGGGAACTCGCAGCCTCAGGCGGCGACGTAAGGTCAAACGTATGGCTGTAGACCCACCTGTTGAACCAGAACCGTCATCATCCACCATGCTCGGGCCTCCACCTGTCCCCAAAGCCCGTGTGGGTGGAAGGCCACATAGACTGGGTATGAATGAGGACATGGCTGCCATGGAGCTGTGTGGAGGTGGTCAGGGAGGAAAGAAcagggtgaagaagaggaaaatgaCCACACACAGGATGGGAATGGAGGCCACAGATgaaggggtggtggtggagagtgAGGACACCATCTCTTCACCGATGGAAGGGTCCAAAGACAAAATGGAGTTGGAGGAGCAAAAGGGCTCGGATGAGGACATGAGTGACAGGTGGTTagtgttttcacttttgttttctttttatgccTTGTGCTGCAAGACGTTTCGGTGAGGTTGTTTGTGAGCTAGGGTTGTTCCGATAGAAATGTTCTGCGCCAACTATCAAAAACTCTCAGATATCAAGAGCCGGTGTAGAACTTTTGGTCACTGTTATCATCCTGTGTATTTATTCTTTGATCAGAAAGTTCCTGGCGTTAACATTCTATTTTTGCCAATATCAGACACATTTTTCAGGCCATCTTGCTTTTACAACTGCTTGTGTTTGGAAAACATATAAATCCGAGAATCTTGACTACAAAATCTAGCAGATAACATATTTATAAGGtgtcataaataaatgatattgaCAGTAAAACTCATAGATCATATCCAGGATATCTAGCCCATGGTGTGCATGagctttctatttttttttttctcaagtagAAAGTTTGTCTTCCTGTATTCAATGTCTTCAgttatgtatttttctattcCTATTTCTGCTTTTTCCTTTGCAGTGAAACCAGCAGTGTCAGTAACAGCAGTGACGGTGGCCTCTACACCAATGATGAAGGAAGACAAGGTAAAACTTACTCAGTTTTCTCTTAAATTATGGGTTGAACTGACAAACCCCATTGTATTTGTTCGGTATAGATCATATCGATATAGATCATCTAGTAAGGGGCACTTGTTATTAGTTTGAGTGCAGCCTGAAAGTGCATTGGAACAGAACTAAAATGCATGTGAATTAGTGCTCATGAACCAGGGGTCTctatcctccctcctccagctgaCGACGAGCAGAGCGACTGGTTCTACGAGGGGGAGCCGGGCTCTGGTTCGGGGCCCGGGGGTGCGTGTGGGATAGCGGGAGTGGTTCCCTggtgggagagggagacagggtcAGAGGAGCTGGACCTAGCTGACCCAGTCTTCAACAGCATCCTCACGGGATCCTTCCCACTCATGAGCTCTGGAGCACAGAGAGGTACAGAAGAAGCTCGTCTTTAAAGCTGCGGTATTATATTTATATGGTTCACATTTACAGTACAATCAAATCATGAGGgttgaaacacacactcacatacactttACGGTGTTATTGCAGTCTCACTCATGACCAGTAGGAGgcaaacacatcacacagaatgATCAGCATTGAGGCAATAATATGTTGCTGTGTAGTAACTTTAGAGAGAAAACTCCTCTACCTATAGTGCTGGTGTTAACATGCAGCATCAAAGAGAAGCAATACCGGCCaatttttctttgtattaaaCATAGAAAGTGGTCATGACATTTGAATTATCTAAGTATTTCTAATAATGCTCTTGTTCAAGGTtatacacagaaacatgcaaTTTCCCCCCAGTATTTTGAATACGCAATACAGTATCTTCACCGGCCACTTTACTGTGTAGCAGAAGTAATAAAACCAAGTGGGATTTTTGTCTCCCATTAAATAAACCTGCCTATAATGAATATCCCACTGGCCCCTCCCTATGTTGTAGCACATCTAGTTTAATGGGACATGATGAGTTGTCTCTCATCCAACATGAACTTTTCTCAATCTCGCATTCATCAAACTAGTcaaattatttcattaattatgCACTAAAACATGACTTCTGTTGCCAATGACCCTGTGCTATGTTTGTCAGGTTTCCAGGCCAGACTGAGCCGTCTCCATGGTAACCAGCAGGCGTCTGAGGCGGGGCTGCAGGGCAGCTCTGGCCAGGGCTTCAGCGACAGACTGGGAAGACAAAACCAGGACTCCCATGAGTGAGTTTCTGTCTTTATATAAGTTGTTGTTGATTCTGACTTGTCTGTTTATA includes:
- the gpatch2 gene encoding G patch domain-containing protein 2 isoform X1, whose product is MFRAAHLKTIGKAGTGWHFHRTMDELVHDLVSALEESSEQAARGGFGDGGDHALAVGCLLKRQARKRRGRKRRSDNPHPPWETGHLSEGSESSVEEHKDYRASTGGVSAANSHARDNSDSDEQLGPKRRTPLTADTGRSKRPLWPDDLGVLGSAEGTRSLRRRRKVKRMAVDPPVEPEPSSSTMLGPPPVPKARVGGRPHRLGMNEDMAAMELCGGGQGGKNRVKKRKMTTHRMGMEATDEGVVVESEDTISSPMEGSKDKMELEEQKGSDEDMSDRCETSSVSNSSDGGLYTNDEGRQADDEQSDWFYEGEPGSGSGPGGACGIAGVVPWWERETGSEELDLADPVFNSILTGSFPLMSSGAQRGFQARLSRLHGNQQASEAGLQGSSGQGFSDRLGRQNQDSHEPWFSSSSRREHGQLHWDPRSDRGHRRSCSVKTASRQTSGHLGSLCTGDVKRRRKAAPLGSTAPPVVVGENAPPLPDSNMGNRMLQSMGWSPGMGLGPGGRGMTEPIRATQRPKGTGLGFN
- the gpatch2 gene encoding G patch domain-containing protein 2 isoform X4, producing the protein MDELVHDLVSALEESSEQAARGGFGDGGDHALAVGCLLKRQARKRRGRKRRSDNPHPPWETGHLSEGSESSVEEHKDYRASTGGVSAANSHARDNSDSDEQLGPKRRTPLTADTGRSKRPLWPDDLGVLGSAEGTRSLRRRRKVKRMAVDPPVEPEPSSSTMLGPPPVPKARVGGRPHRLGMNEDMAAMELCGGGQGGKNRVKKRKMTTHRMGMEATDEGVVVESEDTISSPMEGSKDKMELEEQKGSDEDMSDRCETSSVSNSSDGGLYTNDEGRQADDEQSDWFYEGEPGSGSGPGGACGIAGVVPWWERETGSEELDLADPVFNSILTGSFPLMSSGAQRGFQARLSRLHGNQQASEAGLQGSSGQGFSDRLGRQNQDSHEPWFSSSSRREHGQLHWDPRSDRGHRRSCSVKTASRQTSGHLGSLCTGDVKRRRKAAPLGSTAPPVVVGENAPPLPDSNMGNRMLQSMGWSPGMGLGPGGRGMTEPIRATQRPKGTGLGFN
- the gpatch2 gene encoding G patch domain-containing protein 2 isoform X2, which codes for MFRAAHLKTIGKAGTGWHFHRTMDELVHDLVSALEESSEQAARGGFGDGGDHALAVGCLLKRQARKRRGRKRRSDNPHPPWETGHLSEGSESSVEEHKDYRASTGGVSAANSHARDNSDSDEQLGPKRRTPLTADTGRSKRPLWPDDLGVLGSAEGTRSLRRRRKVKRMAVDPPVEPEPSSSTMLGPPPVPKARVGGRPHRLGMNEDMAAMELCGGGQGGKNRVKKRKMTTHRMGMEATDEGVVVESEDTISSPMEGSKDKMELEEQKGSDEDMSDSETSSVSNSSDGGLYTNDEGRQADDEQSDWFYEGEPGSGSGPGGACGIAGVVPWWERETGSEELDLADPVFNSILTGSFPLMSSGAQRGFQARLSRLHGNQQASEAGLQGSSGQGFSDRLGRQNQDSHEPWFSSSSRREHGQLHWDPRSDRGHRRSCSVKTASRQTSGHLGSLCTGDVKRRRKAAPLGSTAPPVVVGENAPPLPDSNMGNRMLQSMGWSPGMGLGPGGRGMTEPIRATQRPKGTGLGFN
- the gpatch2 gene encoding G patch domain-containing protein 2 isoform X3, with protein sequence MFRAAHLKTIGKAGTGWHFHRTMDELVHDLVSALEESSEQAARGGFGDGGDHALAVGCLLKRQARKRRGRKRRSDNPHPPWETGHLSEGSESSVEEHKDYRASTGGVSAANSHARDNSDSDEQLGPKRRTPLTADTGRSKRPLWPDDLGVLGSAEGTRSLRRRRKVKRMAVDPPVEPEPSSSTMLGPPPVPKARVGGRPHRLGMNEDMAAMELCGGGQGGKNRVKKRKMTTHRMGMEATDEGVVVESEDTISSPMEGSKDKMELEEQKGSDEDMSDRCETSSVSNSSDGGLYTNDEGRQADDEQSDWFYEGEPGSGSGPGGACGIAGVVPWWERETGSEELDLADPVFNSILTGSFPLMSSGAQRGFQARLSRLHGNQQASEAGLQGSSGQGFSDRLGRQNQDSHEPWFSSSSRREHGQLHWDPRSDRGHRRSCSVKTASRQTSGHLGSLCTGDVKRRRKAAPLGSTAPPVVGENAPPLPDSNMGNRMLQSMGWSPGMGLGPGGRGMTEPIRATQRPKGTGLGFN
- the gpatch2 gene encoding G patch domain-containing protein 2 isoform X5 — its product is MFRAAHLKTIGKAGTGWHFHRTMDELVHDLVSALEESSEQAARGGFGDGGDHALAVGCLLKRQARKRRGRKRRSDNPHPPWETGHLSEGSESSVEEHKDYRASTGGVSAANSHARDNSDSDEQLGPKRRTPLTADTGRSKRPLWPDDLGVLGSAEGTRSLRRRRKVKRMAVDPPVEPEPSSSTMLGPPPVPKARVGGRPHRLGMNEDMAAMELCGGGQGGKNRVKKRKMTTHRMGMEATDEGVVVESEDTISSPMEGSKDKMELEEQKGSDEDMSDSETSSVSNSSDGGLYTNDEGRQADDEQSDWFYEGEPGSGSGPGGACGIAGVVPWWERETGSEELDLADPVFNSILTGSFPLMSSGAQRGFQARLSRLHGNQQASEAGLQGSSGQGFSDRLGRQNQDSHEPWFSSSSRREHGQLHWDPRSDRGHRRSCSVKTASRQTSGHLGSLCTGDVKRRRKAAPLGSTAPPVVGENAPPLPDSNMGNRMLQSMGWSPGMGLGPGGRGMTEPIRATQRPKGTGLGFN